A segment of the Bdellovibrio bacteriovorus genome:
CCTGAGCAACGAATCCCTTTCCCGCGAAATTTCTTTCTTCCCGGCGCGGGTTCTGATGCAGGACTTTACCGGCGTGCCGGCCGTGGTGGATCTGGCGGCGATGCGGGATGCGATGAAGTCACTGGGCGGGGATCCGAAAAAGATCAACCCGCTGGTGCCGGTGGATCTGGTGATCGACCACTCCGTGATGGTCGATGCCTTCGGGACACCAAAGTCCTTTGATGAAAACGTTAAGATGGAATTTGAGCGAAACCACGAACGTTATGTCTTCCTGAAATGGGGGCAGAATGCGTTCCAGAACTTCAAAGTGGTTCCGCCGGGCACAGGTATTTGTCATCAGGTGAATCTGGAATATCTGGGTAAAACTGTATGGTCCAATCACGGGCCGGAGGGTGCCAACGCCTTCCCGGACACGCTGGTGGGCACGGACAGTCACACCACCATGATCAACGGTCTGGCCGTACTGGGCTGGGGTGTGGGTGGTATCGAGGCGGAAGCGGTGATGCTGGGGCAACCTCTCAGCATGCTGATTCCGGAAGTGGTCGGCTTTAAACTTGATGGCAAAATGAAAGAAGGCACAACGGCGACGGATCTTGTTCTGACCATCACGCAAATGCTGCGTAAAAAAGGTGTGGTCGGCAAGTTCGTTGAATTCTATGGTCCGGGTCTGGCATCCATGTCACTGGCGGATCGTGCGACGATTGCCAATATGGCTCCGGAATATGGTGCCACCTGCGGATTCTTCCCGGTGGATGAGCAGACGATGAAGTATCTGCGTCTGTCCGGGCGTGATGCCGCAACAATTTCTCTGGTTGAAGCTTATGCGAAAGAAACCGGTTTGTGGCGTTCTGAAGAAGCTGAAAAGCACTATCACTTCAATGACACTCTTCATTTGGATATGTCGACGGTGGAGCCTTCGCTGGCGGGACCAAAGCGTCCTCAGGACCGCGTGGTGCTGGCGGGCGCTGCGGAAGACTTTAAAAAACAACTGGTGGCGGGCTTCCAGGTGGAGGCTGACAAAGCCAGCAAAACCGCTTCTGCGGTGGCGGTGGACAGTGAATCCTATTCACTGGGCCACGGGGACGTGGTGATCGCCGCGATCACGAGCTGCACCAACACGTCCAATCCGTCGGTGATGATCGGGGCGGGCCTGGTGGCGAAGAAAGCCGTGGAAAAAGGTTTGACCGTGAAGCCGTGGGTGAAGACGTCCCTGGCTCCGGGTTCTCAGGTGGTGACGGACTATCTTGAGCGCGCCGGTTTGCAGACTTATCTGGACAAACTGGGTTTCAATCTTGTGGGTTACGGCTGCACGACTTGTATCGGAAACTCCGGTCCATTGGAAGCGCCCGTTGCGGGAGCAGTGGAAAAAGGAAATCTGGTTGTGGCTTCGGTTCTTTCCGGCAACCGCAACTTTGAAGGTCGTATCAATCCGCATGTGAAAGCCAACTATCTGGCGTCCCCGATGCTGGTGGTGGCGCACGCGTTGGCGGGAAATATGATGATTGATATCACCCGTGATTCGCTGGGTACTGATTCGGCCGGTAAACCGGTGTATTTGAAAGACATCTGGCCCAGCACGCAGGAAATCCAGGACACCATCAACAAGACTGTTGAAACGAAAATGTTCGACACCCGTTATGGAAATGTTTTTGCCGGAACTGAGGACTGGCAAAAAATCAACACGACGTCCTCTCAGGTGTACAACTGGGAGCCAAGCACTTACATCAAGAACCCTCCGTACTTCGAAGGCATGACTTTGAAGCCGGAAGCTGTTCATGACGTGAAGGGCGCTCGCCCATTGGCCATTCTTGGCGACTCCATCACGACCGACCATATTTCTCCGGCAGGCAGTATCAAAAAGGATTCCCCGGCAGGTCGTTATCTGACTTCACACGGTGTAGAGGCCAAAGATTTCAACTCTTACGGATCCCGGCGTGGTAACGACGAGGTGATGGTGCGCGGAACCTTTGCAAACATCCGTATCAAGAATGAGATGCTTCAAGGGGTGGAAGGCGGCATGACCAAATACGTGCCAAGTGGTGAAACACTGGCGATCTATGATGCCTCTGTGAAGTACCAGTCCACGATGACCCCGCTGGTGGTGATCGCAGGGAAAGAGTACGGTACCGGCTCTTCCCGTGACTGGGCGGCCAAGGGCACTCGCCTTTTGGGTGTGAAGGCTGTGATCGCGGAAAGCTTTGAGCGCATTCACCGTTCCAATCTGATTGGTATGGGGGTGTTGCCGTTGCAATTCCATCCGGGCACAGATCGCAAAACTTTGCATTTGGATGGCAGTGAGACGTTTGATATTTCCGGCATTGAATCCGGGATGAAACCGCAGCAGGATCTGACGTTGACGATTCATCGCGCCGACGGCAAGAAAGAGGACGTGAAGGTGCGTTCCCGCATCGACACCGCCGTCGAACTTGAGTACTACAAGAATGGCGGCATCCTTCATTATGTTCTGAGAAAACTGGTCTAGTTCCTTGCATATTCACAAGCTCTCGCCTGAACAGGCGAGAGCTCTGTCCACCGGCCAGGTCCAAAAAATTACCTTCCTTTAAGAAACTGTCCCAAGCCCTTCAGTAAAGTTCGCATCAAAACGAAAAGTAGATCAGAACGTTATCGAGGAGTTATACATCTATGGGCAACATCACGTCCTGGTTTCGCGGCATCAAGGGAAAACTTCTATTCGCAGCGGCCCTTCCGATTGTGGCTTTCTGTATGGTCGGGGTTATCTCTGTTAACGGTGTGGGTCGCGTGAATGAGCTTCTGAAAAGTTCGCACAACGAAATCATTCCCAATATTCTGATTCTGACGGACATGCGCATTTCCCGGAATGCTTTTGGATTTCGTGCTTACTCAGCGCTAAGCCTTTTCAAGGCGGGGAAAGATATCGACGGCGAAGTGACGATGGCCGAACAGGCTTTGCATTCCTATCGCAAGGACTATGAAAAATACACCAAGACGTCTTTCACGGAAGAAGAAAAGGTCCTGTTTGAAAAGGCTCAGGACAAGTTCCCGGCCATTCTGGCGATCATGGAAGACATTCTGAAAAATCTTAAATCCAAAGATGCCGCCAGCCTTGAGAAAGCCGAAGAGCTTCTGCGCGGGGCCTACACCGTGGCGGGTGTTCCGGTGAGTGAGTTCACCGCCGCAGCCTTGAAAATCTATGAAGGTAAAGCCACGGCCGAAGGAGTACTGGCTCATCAGGCCGAGCAGTCTGTAAAGATGTGGAATATTCTGACAACGATCATCGGGAATATTCTGATTTCCGGGACGTTGCTGTGGATTGCTTCGCGCATGTCCAAAGAGATCTCCGGCATCTCGGAAAAACTGACGGAAGCCAGCAATCATGTCGCCGGTGCCGTGACCCAGATGACCAGTGCGGGTACAAGCTTGTCCCAGTCTTCCACGGAAGCGGCAGCTTCTTTGGAGGAAACCGTGGCTTCTTTGGAAGAGCTTTCTTCCATGGTGCAGATGAACTCGGATAACGCCAAACAGGCGGCAAGTCTTTCGGCCTCCTCCCGTGAGGTTGCGGAAAAAGGTCAGGGTGAAATTTCAAAACTGATTTCGTCCATGGAGCAGATCTCGGGTTCCTCGCGAAAAATTGAGGAAATCATTCATGTGATCGACGATATCGCCTTTCAGACCAACCTGCTGGCGCTGAACGCCGCGGTGGAAGCCGCCCGTGCCGGAGAGCAGGGGAAAGGTTTTGCCGTGGTGGCTGAAGCCGTCCGTGCGCTGGCGCAACGAAGCGCCTCTGCCGCCAAGGACATCACCCAGTTGATCAAGCAGTCCGTGCAGCAGGTGGAAGAGGGCAGCCAGATTGCCAGCTCCAGTGGTGTGGTTCTGGATAATATTGTGACTTCAGTTAAAAAAGTGGCGGATTTGAACAATGAAATCGCCACGGCCAGCACCGAGCAGACAGCCGGGATTCAGCAGATCAGTAAAGCCATGAACCAGCTTGATCAGTCCGCACAGAGCAACGCGGCTTCCGCTGAAGAAATCGCCGCCTCCAGTGCCGAGATTGACTCGATGGCCGCGACCTCCCAGAAACTGACGTCTCAACTGAATGAAGTGATCCACGGTAAAGGGGGTGTGACGGCTGTTGCGCCGACAGTTGCCGCCGTGGCGGTCAGCAAGACGCCTGCCGTGACGGCCTCCCAGGCAGTAAAGGTGGTGGCCCCGAAGAAAGCTGCGAAAGCCTCGGCTGCCAGCGAGGTGATTCCGTTTGATGACGATCGCCAGGTGGGCACCATCGAGGGCTTCTAAGGCGGCCAAAACGCCTGTGTTGAACTTCTTTACTATGTGACTTTTTAGGGCCCCTTTCAGGGGCCTTTTCCATTCAAAGCCTCCAGCTTGCAGTACAGTGTCTCAAAATGTGGCAAAGTCTTTGCTGTATGAAATTCGTCTTTTCATAAAAAAGAACGGAGTGATTATGAAGAACGTTATGAAGTACGGAGTCGTAGCCGCGGCTTTGGTTGTCAGTCAATCCGCGTCGGCCTCTTTCTGGGGTAAGGTGAAAAATGCCTTTAACGACTGCAAATACGAAGATCAGGAGTACAGCCAGGTCTATTCGTATGAAAAAGCCGTGACGCCGCGTCTGCCAGAATACCTAAGACCGCAGCAGGCATTCAGTGAGCAGGATTTCTATTCCAAGCCCTGGCTGCGTGATTTCCGCTATGTGATCGTGATCAACAAGGCTGAACATGGCCGTACCGCCCAGACAATGCGTGTGTACGAATATGGCCGCGTTGTTATCAACAGCAAAGTATCCACAGGCCGCGAGGGTCTGGAGCTGAAACGCAAAAACAAAGAGTGCACGGGCGCTCCGGCGAAGTCTTACTGGTCTCAGACCCCAACGGGTTATTACACGCCGAAATTCCTGTCTAAAGATCACCACTCCAGTTCATGGGATTCTTCCATGCCGTTTGCGATCTTCTATGACGTGGACAACGGTTTGGCTTTGCATGAAGTTTACAAGAAATACACGGACTATCTTGGAGGCCGCGCTTCCGGTGGTTGCACCCGTCAGGATGCGAAAACAGCTGAAGAGTTGTTCAACCGTGTGAAGGAAACTGAGCGCGCCACCATCCCTGAAATCAATCCGGACGGAACTCCGGTGTTGAATGAGGATGGCAGCGTGAAGTACATCAATTCTCAGTACTGGACAAGCCAGAAGACCGGCGAAACTGTGAAGTTCAACACTTTCAGTGCGCTGATCATCGTGCAGGACGTAAGAGACTAATTCTTATTTCCGTTAACCATCAGAATAAATGCATATTCCGTGGCCGTTTCTTTCAACTGATCGAAGCGGCCGGAAGCTCCTCCATGACCTGACTCCATGTCAGTCTTCAAAAGAATCATCGAAGTCCCTTTGTTGTGTTCGCGAAGCTTCGGCACCCATTTCGCCGGCTCCCAGTATTGTACCTGAGAATCGTGGAAACCTGTTGTCACCAAAACATTCGGATAAGCCTGGTCCTTGACGTTGTCGTAAGGAGAGTACTTGCGGATGTACTCGTAGTCCTCTTTCACATTCGGATTGCCCCACTGGTCGTATTCGCTGGTGGTCAAAGGAATGCTATCATCCAGCATGGTTGAGATCACATCCACGAACGGCACCTGGGCCACCATACCTTTGTAAAGATCCGGGCGCAGATTCATCACCGCCCCCATCAAAAGGCCGCCGGCACTTCCACCCATGGCAAAAGTGTGTTCCGGAGTCGAATAGCCGTCTTTGATCAGAGCTTCGGTGACGTCAATAAAGTCATTGAAGGTGTTCATCTTTGAATGCGTGCGGCCCTGGTCATACCAGTGACGGCCCATCTCGGAACCCCCACGGATGTGAGCCTTGGCATAGACAAAACCGCGATCCACCAGGCTGAACAGATTGCTGCTGAACCAAGGGTCCATGTTCGCGCCGTAGGATCCGTAGCCGTAAACCAGCATCGAGGACTTGCCGTCTTTCTTGAAGTCCTTTTTCATGATCAGGGACACCGGAACTTTGGTGCCATCGCGAACTGTCAGGAATACGCGCTCGGTTTTGTACAAGTCGGCGTTGTAGTTCGGGATCTCTTTCACTTTTTTCAAAACCTGTTCTTTGGTTTTGACGTTCAGTTCGTAAACAGAATCCGGTAGACGCATGGATTCATAGTTATAGCGCAGCCATTCGGTGTCGTATTCACGGTTGTCGCCGACAGATGCCAGATAGCTTGGATCTGCGAACTTCAGCTCGTAAGGATTCTGGGCGTTGCGGTCCGCAATGCGCACTTGAGTCAGGCCGTTGTGACGCTCGTCCAGTGCGATGAAGTCCTTAAACACGGTGACGCTTTCCAGGTACGTGTCATCCCGGTGAGGGATCAGTTCTTTCCAGTGTTTTTCCTCGGTGTGATCAAGGTCTGCCACCATCAATTTGTAATTGCGGGCGTTTTTATTGGAAACGATATAGAACTTGTCGCCGCCATCCGTGACCGAGTATTCGTGCGCACGTTCGCGTGGATTGAACACCTTGAAAGTCCCTAGGGGGGTGTCTGCCGACATGAAACGTGTTTCGGTCGTCAGGGTGCTGTAGGAGCCGACGAAGATGAACTTTTCAGACAAAGACTTGTAAACGTAAACGCTGAAGGTGTCGTCTTTCTCGTGATAGACCAGATCCTTTTTGTGCGTTTTGATGTTGTAGCGATAGATCTTCTCTGAACGCAGGGTTTCTGGGTGCTGTTCGGTATAGAAGATCGTTTCATTGTCATTGGCCCAGCTCAGGTTGCCGGTGACATTTTCGATTTTTTCCGCCAGCACTTTCCCGGTGGTCAGATCCTTAAAGTGAATCGTGTAGAATCGTCGGCCCACGGTATCCACCGCATAAGCCATCATTTTGTGGTTTGGACTCATGCGCGGACCGGTTGAGCTGAAGTAGCTGTGCCCTTTTGCCAGTTCCGGAACATTGATCAGAATTTCTTCCGGGCCCGTGGGGCTGCCTTTGTGGCGGGTGTGCAAAGGGTACTGCTGGCCCTTCTCATATCTAGCCGAATACCAGTAGTCACCGTCCTTGGCCGGCACGAAGGATTCATCTTCCTTCACGCGGGACTTCAGCTCCTGGAATATCTTTTCCTCAAGCTCTTTGGCGGGCTTCATCATTTCGTCAGTGTAGGCATTTTCTTTTTTCAGATAGTCGACGACTTTGGGATTCTCGCGTTCGCGCAGCCAGAAATAGTCGTCCATACGGATGTCGCCGTGTTTGGAAAGCTCGGTTGTGATCTTTTCAGGTTTCGGATAATCAAGATAATTTTTGTGCATGCATGAAACTCCCAGAAGTGCGATAGCCAAGACACTTTTTTTCATTCGAAAAGGCTATCACCATCTTCCGGGAATTGGGAAGCACAAGAACCTTACGGTCTGGCTTCACGCTCCGAGGACGGACGTGATTTTCTGTCTGCGTCAGCGCGCTGAGCGCGGGTGTAAGCATCCAGGAACGTTGTTCTGGCGAATTCCTCCAAAGATGTGGCCGTGGTGTTCTTTTTGTCGCGGTTGAAGGTGCCGGCGATGGTGCCGTTATTGAACGAGCGGCTCATTTCCAGCATGGCATCTGACCAGTCTTCGCTCAGACCGGCTCCGATCAGGTAATTTCTCATTTCCTGTTCAGGGACCTCGACATATTCAAGGTCGGGTTTTTTGATGGCCTGACCGATGATGCGCATAGCTTCTTCGAAGGTCACATCACGCTCACCTAAAAGATATTCGACATTGTGGGATTTGAACTCCGGATGCATCAACAGGAACGCAGCCCGGGCCGCAATATCACGGGTGGCAATCATTGGCACCGGAACTTCTCCGGACATGGTTCCAAAGAAGCGGTTCATCGAGATAATGCTGGGAATTCCGCTGAGCAGGTTTTCCATAAAGTACGTCGGGCGAAGGTGTACGATGTCCGCGCGGGTGATGGAGTTCAGCCTTTCTTCCTGATCATGCAGACCCAGGATAGGGCCTGTGCCGCTTTCAAGGTCGGCTCCGACACTGGAAAGATTCACCACCTTTTTGACGCCGGCCTCTTCGATGGCTTCGGCAATGACTTCACCGAATTTGTTTTGATAGAAGCGCACTTCTTTGGCGCTCAGGTCCGGGGGAATCATCGTAAAGACGGCGGAACAGCCACGCATGCAGTCCATCAGGAAGCTAACGTCATTGGCGTCACCTTGCGCCAGTTCCGCGCCACGGAAGGCCTCTTTGTTTGGGAACTTGCGGGCCACGCAGCGCACTTGTTGGCTGTTTGCCAGAAGGTGAGTGGTGATTTTTGAACCGATGTGACCTGTAGCTCCCATAACAAGAATCATAGCCCGTCTCCTTAAAATATGAGTGTAGGCTTCAATGGTAGGGGATCGGCTTCGGAGGGGGGAACTTACAAATTAGAAAGGCTGCTTTGTGGGCAGCCTTTCTTTGGTTTTATTCTACTCCGCCAGGGTCGGAGTGTAGACCAGCTAGTTTTGTTTGGCGTCTGCCAAGAGTTGCTCGGCGTGGGCCAGGGATGTTTTGGAGATCTTTTCACCGCTGATAAGACGGGCGATTTCCTGAACACGATCCTTTTGTTTGAGTTCTGACACGACCATATTGACAGAATCTTTTTGCGGAGACTTCTGGATAAAGAAGTGAATATCTCCGAACGCTGCCACCTGTGGAAGGTGAGTCACGCAGACAACCTGTTGTCCTTTGGCAATCGTGCGCAGCTTGCGACCGACTTTTTCCGCCGTTTCGCCAGACACGCCGGTATCCACTTCATCAAACAGATACGTGCGCGGCTGATTGCTGGAGCCCACCACGCGCTTCAATGACAAAAGAATACGGCTCAACTCACCACCCGAAGCAAACTTCGCCAGTGGGCGTTTTGCGTCCTTGGCAGAGGTCTGACTTAGGAATTCCACATCACTTAGACCTGTGGACGCCAGTTCCTGCAGTTTTTCAGTCATCACATGGAAGGTCACGCCTTTCATGTTCAGATCCAGCAGTTCTGCGTTCACGCTGTCGGCCAGAAGCTCGGCTCCTTTTTGACGGCGTTTGTGCAGATCCGCACCCAGGGTTTCAAGCTCTTTCAAAATTACAGAAGCTTCTTTTTTCAAAGATTCCACGCGGCTTTCAGAGTTTTGCAGGTTGGAGATTTCAATTTCCATCTCCATCAAAGCCTTCAGGATGTCATCGACCGTGGCGCCGTATTTTTTCTGCAGCTTGCGCAGATCGCTCAGGCGGCTTTCGGCTTCTTCCAGACGTTGAGGGTCCGCATCGATCTTGTTTGCGTACTGGCGCAGGTCATAGATGCTTTCATCAATCAAAGTCTTGGCCTGTTCCAGGTTTTCAAGTTTCGCCGCAATCTGCGGGTCGACGTTGGAAATCTCAAGGCCTTTTTTCAGGATCGCATTCAGGCGGCTGATCGCAGAATCATCATCCGTGTACAGGGCTGATTCCGCCTGATCCACAAATGCACCAATACGATTTGAATTTTTCAGTTTTTTGACTTCGACTTCCAGTTCGTGGTCCTCGCCGGGGGAAAGATCCAGATTGGCGATTTCATCACGCTGATAAGTCAAAAAATCCAGACGTTGGGCCTTTTGTTTGGCATCGCTTTCAAGTTTTTTGATTTCAGCAAAAATCGCGTGATAGCGGTTGAATTTTTCCGTGAACAACAAACGTTTGTCCCAGGTGCCTGCGTACTGATCCAAAAGATCCAGATGATAGTGCTTGGACATCAGGTTGCGGTTTTCGTGCTGACCGGTCATTTCAATCAGCGGTGCGGAATGGCCTGCCAGTTCCACCATCGGGGCCACGATGTCACGCAGGCTGTTCAGGGTGCTCAGGCTGCCGTTCAGGTACACTTTGGATTTGTCACCAGAACTGAGCACGCGACGAACGATCAGGGTGTGCTCGTCGGCTTCAATGCCCATATCGTGCAGCATTTTTTGAATATCGGGGCGGGAGGAAATATCAAATGAACCCTCGATGGTCGCCTGGGTGGCGCCTGTGCGAATGGTGTCGCTGGAACCTTTGCCCCCCATCAACAGGGAAAGACTTTTCAGCAGAACGGATTTACCGGCGCCGGTTTCACCGCTCATGATGTTCAGTCCCTCTTTGAAAGAGACATGAAGGTTTTCGATAATCGCAAAATTGGACACTTTCAACTCAAGTAACATAATCTTTCCTTAAGCTCAGTTTCGATCGCCGAATTTCAGTTTCTCGCGCAGCAAATGGAAATAGTTGTGATTGGCTTCACGAACCATCCAGTGGTCATAACAAGAACGGCTGATGATGACTTCGTCATCGGCCGTCAGTTCCGTCATCTTCTGTCCGTCCACGATGAAGTGGGCCTTCTGGGTTTTACCCTCCAGACGGAAAGAAAGCTCCCGGTCATCCGGGAACAACAACGGACGGGAAGTCAGGCTGTGCGGCGCCACCGGAGTCACCACAAACACCGGGGACTCGGGATGGCAGATCGGGCCGCCCGCTGCCAGATTGTACGCCGTGGAGCCCGAAGGGCTGGCCACGATGAAACCATCGGCCTTCACCTGACTTACCAGGAATTTTTCAGAATAAATCGCCGTGTTGATCAATTGGGACATCGAGCCCCTTTCAATCACCATGTCGTTCAGCGCATGGTACTCGGCTCGAACCTTTCCTTTGCGCAGAATTTTGGAATAGATCATGGAGCGCGGACGCTGAACCATTTTCCCTTCCAGAGTTTTTTCGATGATATCAAAGCAGGAATCCGCACTGTGAGCCGTCAGGAACCCCAAAGAGCCCATGTTAAAGCCCAGAATAGGAACACTGCGACCTTCCAGCAGGCGCACGGCGCGCAGGTAAGTCCCGTCACCGCCCAGAACGATCACCAGTTTCAGATCGTCCATGTGCTTTTTGGTTTTCGCCGCCTTTGTGCCCGCTACCACTTTCTGGTCCGGGCAGGTAAAGACGTCAAAGCCGCGTTCTTTCAAAAACTCCGCGACCTTTTTAGCCAAAGAGACCGCTTGCGCAGTCTCCAGGCGATAGACCAAACCAATGCTGCCGTTTTCTTTCAAAACCAGCTTGCTCTGTTTGTGTTCTTTGTCCATCGAACTTTTCTTCATTAAATCAGTCCATCACGACGCAAAAGAGCGTTTGGATCCGGCTCACGACCGCGGAATTTCTTGTACAAATCCATCGGGTGCTCGGTGCCACCACGGCTCAGAACGTTGTCTTTGAACTTCTTGGCCACTTCCTGATTGAACAGGCCTTTTTCCTTGAAGTACTCAAAGGCATCCGCATCCAGAACCTCGGCCCATTTGTATGAGTAATAACCTGCAGAATAACCGCCAGCAAAGATGTGGCCGAAGCTGCAAGAAGAATTCGCGCCATCCACTTTCGGGAACAGACGGGTTTCGGCCGTTGCCAGCTCTTCAAACGCGTCCACATCCTTGATCGTGCCCGGATCGGTTGAGTGCCATGCCATGTCCATCAGACCGAACTGCAACTGACGGCAGGACATGTAACCCGCCTGGAACTTCTGGGAGCGTTTCAATTTCTCGATCAGCTCCGCCGGCATTGGTTCGTTGGTTTCGTAGTGACGGGCAAAGATGTCCAAGCCCTCTTTTTCACCCACCCAGTTTTCCATGATCTGGGAAGGAAGCTCCACGAAGTCCCAATAGACATTGGTACCGCTCAATGAAGGATACGTGCACTCAGACAGCATGCCGTGCAAAGCGTGGCCGAACTCGTGGAACAGCGTGCGAACTTCGTCATAAGTCAAAAGTGACGGCTTGGTCGGAGTCGGCTGCGTGAAGTTGCACACGATGCTGACGTGTGGGCGTTTCATTTCGCCGTCGATCAGACCCTGTGAACGGAACTGGGTCATCCAAGCGCCGCCTTTTTTGGTCTCGCGCGGGAAGTAGTCCGTATAGAACAGACCCATGTATTTGCCAGAAGCATCTTCATAGATCTCGTAAGCTTTCACTTCCGGGTGATAGACCGGGATTTCTTTGTTTTCTTTGAAAGTCAGGCCGTAAAGTTTCTTCGCGTGTGCGAACACACCTTCAACCACGTTTTCAAGTTTGAAGTAAGGGCGCAGGTCCTCTTCGTTGAACGCGTAACGCTCTTCTTTCAGTTTTTCAGAGTAATAAGCCACGTCCCAAGGTTTGATCTCTTTCAGACCATCCAGCTTGTTCGCGAACTCTGTCAGTTCCTGAACGTCTTTCAGGCCCGCGTTCTTGGAGGCCGCCAGAAGTTTGTTCAGGAAGTCCATAACAGTTTTTGGATTTTTCGCCATACGCTCGGCCAAGACGAAGTCAGCATGCGTGGTGAATTTCAAAACTTTCGCGCGCTTGTCACGAAGCTCAACAATTTTCAGAACGTTGGCCTGATTGTCGAACTCACCTTTGAAGGCCTTGGAAGAAAACGCTCTCCACATTTTCTCACGAAGCGCACGGTTTTTTGCGTAAGTCATGAACGGAAGGTAAGAAGGGATCTGCAGATTGAACATCCACTTGCCGTCGTGACCTTTGGATTTCGCCAAAGCCGCCGCACCTTCCAGTGTGCCCTCAGGCAAACCCTCAACATCTTCTTTTTTATCCAAAAGCATTTCGAAAGAATTGGTCGCTTTCAAAACGTTCTCAGAGAATTTCGGACCAAGAACAGAAAGCTCCTGATCGATCTGACGAAGAACTTCCTTGTCCGCCGCATTCAGCAAAGCTCCGTTGCGAGTGAAAGACAGGTAAGTTTTTTCCAGCAGGCGAGTTTGTTCCAGATTCAGGTTCAAGGATTCACGCTTGTCATAAACAGCTTTCACACGCGCAAAGATCTCAGCATCCAAAGAGATGTCAGAA
Coding sequences within it:
- the acnA gene encoding aconitate hydratase AcnA, which codes for MFIQSKDSFKTKSKLQVGSQSYTIFNAQKIQHPNIKKLPVSLKVLLENLLRHEDGLHVSKEDIDSLLSLSNESLSREISFFPARVLMQDFTGVPAVVDLAAMRDAMKSLGGDPKKINPLVPVDLVIDHSVMVDAFGTPKSFDENVKMEFERNHERYVFLKWGQNAFQNFKVVPPGTGICHQVNLEYLGKTVWSNHGPEGANAFPDTLVGTDSHTTMINGLAVLGWGVGGIEAEAVMLGQPLSMLIPEVVGFKLDGKMKEGTTATDLVLTITQMLRKKGVVGKFVEFYGPGLASMSLADRATIANMAPEYGATCGFFPVDEQTMKYLRLSGRDAATISLVEAYAKETGLWRSEEAEKHYHFNDTLHLDMSTVEPSLAGPKRPQDRVVLAGAAEDFKKQLVAGFQVEADKASKTASAVAVDSESYSLGHGDVVIAAITSCTNTSNPSVMIGAGLVAKKAVEKGLTVKPWVKTSLAPGSQVVTDYLERAGLQTYLDKLGFNLVGYGCTTCIGNSGPLEAPVAGAVEKGNLVVASVLSGNRNFEGRINPHVKANYLASPMLVVAHALAGNMMIDITRDSLGTDSAGKPVYLKDIWPSTQEIQDTINKTVETKMFDTRYGNVFAGTEDWQKINTTSSQVYNWEPSTYIKNPPYFEGMTLKPEAVHDVKGARPLAILGDSITTDHISPAGSIKKDSPAGRYLTSHGVEAKDFNSYGSRRGNDEVMVRGTFANIRIKNEMLQGVEGGMTKYVPSGETLAIYDASVKYQSTMTPLVVIAGKEYGTGSSRDWAAKGTRLLGVKAVIAESFERIHRSNLIGMGVLPLQFHPGTDRKTLHLDGSETFDISGIESGMKPQQDLTLTIHRADGKKEDVKVRSRIDTAVELEYYKNGGILHYVLRKLV
- a CDS encoding HAMP domain-containing methyl-accepting chemotaxis protein is translated as MGNITSWFRGIKGKLLFAAALPIVAFCMVGVISVNGVGRVNELLKSSHNEIIPNILILTDMRISRNAFGFRAYSALSLFKAGKDIDGEVTMAEQALHSYRKDYEKYTKTSFTEEEKVLFEKAQDKFPAILAIMEDILKNLKSKDAASLEKAEELLRGAYTVAGVPVSEFTAAALKIYEGKATAEGVLAHQAEQSVKMWNILTTIIGNILISGTLLWIASRMSKEISGISEKLTEASNHVAGAVTQMTSAGTSLSQSSTEAAASLEETVASLEELSSMVQMNSDNAKQAASLSASSREVAEKGQGEISKLISSMEQISGSSRKIEEIIHVIDDIAFQTNLLALNAAVEAARAGEQGKGFAVVAEAVRALAQRSASAAKDITQLIKQSVQQVEEGSQIASSSGVVLDNIVTSVKKVADLNNEIATASTEQTAGIQQISKAMNQLDQSAQSNAASAEEIAASSAEIDSMAATSQKLTSQLNEVIHGKGGVTAVAPTVAAVAVSKTPAVTASQAVKVVAPKKAAKASAASEVIPFDDDRQVGTIEGF
- a CDS encoding L,D-transpeptidase, translating into MKNVMKYGVVAAALVVSQSASASFWGKVKNAFNDCKYEDQEYSQVYSYEKAVTPRLPEYLRPQQAFSEQDFYSKPWLRDFRYVIVINKAEHGRTAQTMRVYEYGRVVINSKVSTGREGLELKRKNKECTGAPAKSYWSQTPTGYYTPKFLSKDHHSSSWDSSMPFAIFYDVDNGLALHEVYKKYTDYLGGRASGGCTRQDAKTAEELFNRVKETERATIPEINPDGTPVLNEDGSVKYINSQYWTSQKTGETVKFNTFSALIIVQDVRD
- a CDS encoding S9 family peptidase produces the protein MHKNYLDYPKPEKITTELSKHGDIRMDDYFWLRERENPKVVDYLKKENAYTDEMMKPAKELEEKIFQELKSRVKEDESFVPAKDGDYWYSARYEKGQQYPLHTRHKGSPTGPEEILINVPELAKGHSYFSSTGPRMSPNHKMMAYAVDTVGRRFYTIHFKDLTTGKVLAEKIENVTGNLSWANDNETIFYTEQHPETLRSEKIYRYNIKTHKKDLVYHEKDDTFSVYVYKSLSEKFIFVGSYSTLTTETRFMSADTPLGTFKVFNPRERAHEYSVTDGGDKFYIVSNKNARNYKLMVADLDHTEEKHWKELIPHRDDTYLESVTVFKDFIALDERHNGLTQVRIADRNAQNPYELKFADPSYLASVGDNREYDTEWLRYNYESMRLPDSVYELNVKTKEQVLKKVKEIPNYNADLYKTERVFLTVRDGTKVPVSLIMKKDFKKDGKSSMLVYGYGSYGANMDPWFSSNLFSLVDRGFVYAKAHIRGGSEMGRHWYDQGRTHSKMNTFNDFIDVTEALIKDGYSTPEHTFAMGGSAGGLLMGAVMNLRPDLYKGMVAQVPFVDVISTMLDDSIPLTTSEYDQWGNPNVKEDYEYIRKYSPYDNVKDQAYPNVLVTTGFHDSQVQYWEPAKWVPKLREHNKGTSMILLKTDMESGHGGASGRFDQLKETATEYAFILMVNGNKN
- a CDS encoding NmrA family NAD(P)-binding protein, which codes for MILVMGATGHIGSKITTHLLANSQQVRCVARKFPNKEAFRGAELAQGDANDVSFLMDCMRGCSAVFTMIPPDLSAKEVRFYQNKFGEVIAEAIEEAGVKKVVNLSSVGADLESGTGPILGLHDQEERLNSITRADIVHLRPTYFMENLLSGIPSIISMNRFFGTMSGEVPVPMIATRDIAARAAFLLMHPEFKSHNVEYLLGERDVTFEEAMRIIGQAIKKPDLEYVEVPEQEMRNYLIGAGLSEDWSDAMLEMSRSFNNGTIAGTFNRDKKNTTATSLEEFARTTFLDAYTRAQRADADRKSRPSSEREARP